A DNA window from Trypanosoma brucei brucei TREU927 chromosome 10, whole genome shotgun sequence contains the following coding sequences:
- a CDS encoding Ras-related protein Rab-5 produces the protein MSVSATPYKRQDAITAKTVLLGESAVGKSSIALRFARNEFSSNQETTIGAAFLSRSVTVSATSQSGGGGAVANAASGTIKFEIWDTAGQERYRSLAPIYYRGACGALVVYDITSAESLKKAQMWMRELRANADPTLLIILVGNKKDMESLRQVSYEDGAAVAQEEDVNGFFEVSAKENVNVEEVFAKLARLLLEHGLGANSGPGSLSGPRGAQRLEPPTRQQKKEGGCAC, from the coding sequence ATGTCGGTGTCAGCGACACCATACAAACGACAGGATGCAATAACCGCCAAAACTGTTTTGCTCGGGGAGAGTGCAGTAGGAAAGAGTTCCATTGCTCTACGGTTTGCGCGCAACGAGTTCTCCTCGAACCAAGAAACCACTATTGGCGCCGCCTTCCTCTCGCGAAGCGTTACGGTATCGGCAACTTCACAATCCGGTGGCGGGGGCGCAGTAGCAAATGCCGCTAGTGGGACAATCAAATTCGAAATATGGGATACAGCAGGGCAGGAGCGCTACCGCTCTCTCGCCCCCATCTACTACCGTGGAGCGTGCGGCGCACTTGTGGTGTACGATATAACGAGCGCAGAGAGTCTTAAAAAAGCGCAAATGTGGATGCGAGAGTTGCGAGCCAATGCAGACCCAACTCTTCTCATCATCTTGGTGGGAAATAAGAAGGACATGGAGTCTTTGCGACAGGTGTCGTACGAGGACGGTGCAGCAGTGGCTCAAGAGGAGGATGTCAACGGTTTCTTTGAGGTCTCTGCCAAAGAAAACGTGAACGTGGAAGAGGTTTTTGCAAAACTTGCGCGGCTTCTTCTTGAGCACGGTTTGGGTGCAAATTCAGGTCCCGGCTCTTTGTCTGGACCTCGTGGTGCGCAACGTCTGGAGCCCCCGACGCGTcaacagaaaaaggaaggcgGGTGTGCCTGCTGA
- a CDS encoding methyltransferase, putative, giving the protein MWKPKQRCKRQRNPLTPALSALIARVSPQLDPSAPLRFLLSFATQQTAAEGVDESNGDGASPVIEGEGIIRLCKELGDSVSGCDLWEIARRIPRSRSTPDCIDVTELCFAIDQAAAPLSVHDRRRGVGSKIPMDENAPLLKYYKGDRFASLFECTNGADVGKEWCEFLTCATSPLPMTLRVHRNERVMVSIANEFLKNDPTVSSVLRPVVPLMPTSVALFGCSHAAYHADSYVEHICRTLHAASAVSFQEVVSALPVIVAGIQPHHTVLDMCAAPGSKTLQALDEMLKNGWNSSAVSSGVMVANEKDRVKATQTLPARLKRYHAPNVICTRCDAVQWPRLLCPTTQGDMHLGERRFDRVICDVPCSGDGTLRKEPSLASSWSAGYVKSLLPTQRALLRRGLDLLETDGILVYSTCSLQPKEDEEVVCAGLELFGDAVELLDVSSILRECGVQLHSFGGLLSPDTTHLRNSVLPNSYDGRKVLRVLPHKDDTGGFFIAAFRKLSGPVPVSPPVQIRKLNHWMKGKLWLQVAKEDEVWCNITDFYGIDRNDGDSFHYYGEEEREQGGLQHREDRRGDSKFGLVPVYHLNPNGGPYRRIVLMTLAAARMLFGTRPYKGPGVEIVSAGVRAFEAYDGKFLWDATCRWRAVVESASYLSSIAHARKIVINADHHPQVVKDLLSNGFVWLHEQWRCVLCQDASTTDGDLDKGSSFLRSTNSLKDLLALRDGEGEGMLKVQELLNECVVVGGVLLGLEGGKLAHREGPWWLSGTLSRTKLEVAIDVSLRAFGLLSFLGISSEERACPPDVRDP; this is encoded by the coding sequence ATGTGGAAACCGAAACAGCGCTGCAAAAGACAGAGAAACCCCCTAACACCCGCACTGTCTGCACTCATCGCCCGTGTCTCTCCACAACTTGATCCATCTGCCCCACTTCGTTTTCTACTGTCGTTTGCTACCCAACAAACTGCGGCTGAGGGCGTTGATGAGTCCAATGGAGATGGTGCTTCACCTGTTATCGAAGGCGAGGGCATCATTCGTCTTTGCAAGGAGCTTGGCGACAGTGTAAGTGGTTGCGACTTATGGGAAATTGCACGGCGCATTCCCCGTAGCCGCTCGACACCTGATTGTATTGACGTTACGGAATTGTGCTTTGCTATCGATCAGGCAGCTGCACCATTGAGCGTCCACGACCGTCGTCGAGGTGTTGGCAGTAAAATACCCATGGACGAGAATGCACCTTTGCTGAAGTACTACAAAGGTGACCGTTTCGCATCCTTATTTGAGTGCACCAACGGCGCTGATGTTGGTAAGGAATGGTGCGAGTTTCTTACGTGTGCTACGTCACCGCTTCCGATGACATTGCGGGTGCATCGAAACGAGCGGGTAATGGTTTCTATTGCTAAtgagtttttaaaaaatgatcCTACAGTGAGCTCAGTGCTGCGACCAGTGGTCCCTCTTATGCCCACCAGCGTGGCACTTTTTGGTTGTTCACATGCAGCGTATCACGCGGACTCTTACGTTGAACATATATGCCGAACTCTTCATGCGGCAAGCGCTGTATCCTTTCAGGAAGTTGTCTCCGCTTTACCGGTGATCGTCGCTGGAATTCAACCGCACCACACCGTGTTGGATATGTGTGCTGCACCTGGGAGCAAAACGTTGCAAGCTCTCGATGAAATGTTGAAAAACGGGTGGAACAGCTCGGCGGTTTCTTCTGGTGTAATGGTtgcaaacgaaaaagatcGTGTAAAGGCCACACAAACTTTACCCGCTCGTTTGAAGAGATATCACGCCCCCAATGTTATTTGTACACGTTGTGATGCCGTGCAGTGGCCACGCTTATTGTGTCCTACAACACAAGGGGACATGCACCTCGGAGAGAGACGCTTTGATCGAGTGATTTGCGATGTTCCTTGCAGTGGAGATGGTACTTTGCGTAAAGAGCCGTCACTGGCAAGCTCATGGAGTGCCGGTTACGTGAAGTCGCTTTTACCAACACAGCGGGCTTTACTTCGGCGTGGTTTGGACTTGTTGGAGACGGATGGCATTCTTGTCTACAGCACGTGTAGCTTGCAACCGAAAGAAGACGAAGAAGTTGTGTGTGCTGGTTTGGAACTTTTtggggatgcagtggaactacTTGACGTTTCTTCTATATTGAGGGAATGCGGAGTTCAATTGCACTCTTTTGGTGGACTTCTTTCACCGGATACAACTCATCTCCGCAATAGCGTATTACCTAATTCATATGATGGCCGAAAAGTTCTTCGCGTGTTACCGCACAAGGACGATACTGGCGGAtttttcattgctgcttttcGTAAGCTGAGCGGACCAGTTCCTGTCTCACCTCCAGTACAGATCAGAAAACTAAATCATTGGATGAAAGGCAAGCTGTGGTTACAAGTTGCTAAGGAGGATGAAGTGTGGTGTAACATTACTGACTTTTATGGTATCGACCGCAACGATGGGGATTCTTTTCACTACTAtggtgaggaggaaagggagcaAGGTGGTTTGCAACACAGGGAGGATCGTCGTGGAGATTCAAAATTTGGCCTAGTGCCGGTTTATCACCTAAATCCAAATGGCGGACCGTACCGTAGGATTGTGCTCATGACGCTCGCAGCGGCGCGCATGCTGTTCGGAACGCGCCCGTACAAGGGTCCAGGGGTGGAGATTGTTTCGGCTGGGGTCCGTGCATTCGAGGCTTATGACGGGAAGTTTCTTTGGGATGCCACCTGTCGGTGGCGGGCAGTCGTCGAGTCTGCTTCGTACCTTTCCTCTATTGCGCATGCGCGAAAAATAGTCATCAACGCTGACCACCACCCGCAGGTAGTCAAGGATCTACTTTCTAACGGTTTTGTTTGGCTGCACGAACAGTGGCGCTGTGTTCTATGTCAAGATGCTTCCACAACGGACGGCGATCTGGACAAgggctcttcttttttgcgttCTACCAACTCTCTTAAGGACTTGCTCGCTTTGAGGGACGGAGAGGGCGAGGGCATGTTGAAGGTACAAGAACTTTTAAATGAGTGTGTCGTGGTTGGTGGCGTTCTACTAGGGTTGGAGGGTGGTAAGCTTGCTCACAGGGAAGGCCCCTGGTGGTTGAGCGGGACGTTGAGCCGTACGAAACTGGAGGTAGCTATTGACGTATCGCTTCGCGCATTTGGGCTTTTAAGCTTTTTGGGTATTAGTTCTGAAGAACGGGCGTGTCCGCCAGACGTGCGTGATCCTTGA